Proteins encoded together in one Ferroglobus placidus DSM 10642 window:
- a CDS encoding branched-chain amino acid ABC transporter permease, translated as MGEDRVKINHEPLNFFDGVFIGSIFAIATIGLSFFYTTTGVFNFAHGALLMLGGYLTYTALTHLKLPLFFAAIFSVLLVASFMTAFYYLSLLPIRKQHITSIIITLALLLMLERLITVLYGPWGLPFPTFFPGVVNFAGVEVSLQKIYVTISNILVIFVFWLLISKTWIGLGIRATIDNEDVAEALGINASRMHLLSVFISSAITAFGGINIAATLFLSPILMSQMNVVAITVSILAGLGSIWGVIPAAFILGFADVIGATIFGGWFRFVSMTLVVILVLIVRPRGIFGQMERIV; from the coding sequence ATGGGTGAAGATAGAGTAAAGATCAACCATGAACCTCTCAATTTTTTTGACGGAGTTTTCATCGGTTCCATATTTGCCATTGCTACAATTGGCTTGTCGTTTTTCTACACAACAACCGGCGTTTTCAACTTTGCCCACGGAGCTTTGCTTATGCTCGGAGGATATCTAACCTACACAGCACTAACCCACCTTAAACTTCCTCTGTTTTTTGCTGCAATTTTCAGCGTTCTTCTTGTTGCATCTTTCATGACCGCTTTCTACTACCTCTCCCTTCTGCCGATAAGAAAGCAGCACATAACTTCCATAATAATAACGCTCGCCCTCCTTTTAATGCTCGAAAGACTGATAACTGTGCTGTACGGACCTTGGGGGCTTCCCTTTCCAACGTTTTTCCCGGGAGTCGTAAATTTCGCTGGAGTAGAAGTTAGTTTGCAAAAAATTTACGTAACGATCTCGAACATCTTGGTCATATTCGTTTTCTGGCTTTTGATTTCGAAGACTTGGATTGGTCTTGGAATTCGAGCGACGATAGATAACGAGGATGTGGCTGAAGCCCTTGGAATTAACGCAAGCAGAATGCATTTACTCAGCGTTTTCATTTCTTCAGCGATAACAGCGTTCGGAGGGATAAATATAGCAGCAACCCTCTTCCTTTCTCCCATCCTCATGTCCCAGATGAACGTAGTAGCGATAACAGTCTCCATATTAGCCGGGCTTGGAAGCATTTGGGGAGTTATCCCAGCTGCTTTCATTCTCGGCTTCGCTGACGTTATTGGTGCAACGATCTTCGGAGGATGGTTCAGATTCGTGAGTATGACGCTTGTGGTCATATTGGTTCTTATAGTTAGACCGCGAGGAATATTCGGTCAGATGGAGAGAATAGTATGA
- a CDS encoding ABC transporter ATP-binding protein, translating to MLRVENLSSGYHKDINVLNGVSLEVKKGTITSVLGPNGSGKSTLLKTIYGYLKPFSGRVIYNGEDVTNLPPHEKIKKGIAYISQEHGIFHSLTVEENLKAGMWIYRKNKELVKEKLKAVYDRFPILKEKRNVKAGFLSGGQQKLLQFSVALLSNPELILVDEPTAGLSPIASEEVYEILKELKREGKTILLVEQNLRKAIEVSDFAYVLELGKIRYGGDREDFERGLKRILSVWGFEL from the coding sequence ATGCTCAGAGTCGAAAACCTCTCTTCTGGCTACCACAAGGATATTAACGTTCTCAACGGAGTTTCACTTGAGGTTAAAAAGGGAACGATCACTTCCGTTCTCGGTCCAAACGGCAGCGGAAAATCAACCCTTCTAAAGACAATCTACGGCTATCTAAAGCCTTTCAGTGGTAGAGTAATTTACAACGGAGAAGATGTAACAAACCTACCTCCCCACGAGAAAATTAAAAAAGGAATAGCCTACATTTCCCAAGAGCACGGGATATTTCATTCTCTAACGGTGGAAGAGAATCTGAAAGCTGGAATGTGGATATACAGAAAGAACAAAGAACTCGTAAAGGAGAAATTGAAAGCAGTTTACGACAGATTTCCAATTTTGAAGGAAAAGAGGAACGTGAAAGCAGGATTTTTGAGTGGAGGGCAACAAAAACTTCTCCAGTTCAGCGTAGCTTTATTAAGTAATCCAGAACTAATACTCGTGGACGAGCCGACAGCCGGACTTTCGCCGATAGCGAGTGAAGAGGTGTACGAAATTTTGAAAGAATTAAAAAGAGAAGGTAAGACGATATTGCTCGTGGAACAAAACCTGAGAAAGGCTATAGAAGTTTCCGATTTCGCTTACGTGCTCGAACTTGGAAAAATCAGATACGGAGGAGATAGGGAGGACTTCGAAAGAGGGTTAAAGAGGATTCTTTCAGTCTGGGGGTTCGAGCTCTAA
- a CDS encoding ABC transporter ATP-binding protein — MEVLRVSNLVKRFEGVVAVNNVSFSVEKGEVVGIIGPNGSGKTTLLNLISGLIRPDDGKVYIKGEAVDPKPHEIALRGVGRTFQIPKLFHTMTVLENMLVPVVEGEDKGKKAEELLKFFELYHLKDELAGNLSGGQQKLLEIARVMMLDPSILLMDEPFAGVHHKIVRRIVDHIKKLRGEKTFLIVSHDMHTIFGLCDRMLVMNEGKVLAEGTPEEIRRSKEIIKIYLGV, encoded by the coding sequence ATGGAAGTTCTCAGAGTTTCGAATCTCGTCAAGAGGTTTGAAGGTGTTGTAGCTGTGAACAACGTCAGCTTCTCGGTGGAGAAGGGGGAAGTAGTTGGAATCATCGGACCCAACGGAAGTGGAAAGACCACGCTACTGAACTTAATCTCCGGACTGATCAGACCGGATGATGGGAAAGTGTACATCAAAGGAGAAGCTGTTGATCCGAAACCCCACGAGATCGCTTTGAGAGGAGTAGGAAGAACTTTTCAGATTCCAAAGCTGTTCCATACTATGACAGTTCTCGAAAACATGCTCGTTCCGGTTGTAGAGGGTGAGGATAAGGGAAAAAAAGCAGAGGAACTTTTGAAGTTTTTCGAACTTTATCATTTGAAGGATGAACTGGCTGGAAACTTAAGTGGAGGGCAGCAAAAGTTACTTGAGATCGCCAGAGTCATGATGCTCGATCCGAGCATTTTGCTAATGGACGAACCGTTTGCGGGGGTTCACCACAAAATTGTTAGAAGGATAGTTGATCACATTAAAAAGCTTAGAGGAGAAAAGACTTTCCTGATTGTAAGCCACGATATGCACACAATCTTTGGATTGTGCGACAGAATGCTCGTGATGAACGAGGGGAAGGTGCTTGCAGAAGGGACTCCAGAGGAAATTAGAAGGAGTAAGGAGATAATAAAAATCTACTTGGGTGTCTGA
- a CDS encoding branched-chain amino acid ABC transporter permease gives MKARFALIALLLAAYAAYPLVSGDGYIMRVLILVHIFAILAASLDLIVGYTGQLTAGHTAIWGWGAYFAAWSILYFNAPPAASLFVSAVVGALLGFGIGVLCLRFKYLLLTLVTFAILILSYAIARQFTSITGGELGIHGIPKLSDNTLVIFYVSFAALIATILILLAITKSEIGLRMRAIKDSEEGAKVLGVDVVKYKVLANVIGSTFAGFAGGLYTTYMGSVGSTNFYVDHLLRLILMWGIGGGGSIIGPAIGAYIVMLLSEYLRVIEEYRLILFGAALIVILRVFPSGVYGIIRKVL, from the coding sequence ATGAAGGCTCGGTTTGCGTTGATAGCTTTGCTGTTAGCAGCCTATGCCGCTTATCCACTCGTTTCAGGAGACGGCTACATCATGAGAGTGCTGATTCTCGTGCACATCTTCGCAATATTGGCGGCAAGCCTCGACCTTATAGTAGGCTACACCGGACAGCTCACAGCCGGACACACAGCCATATGGGGTTGGGGAGCATACTTTGCAGCTTGGTCAATTTTATATTTCAACGCCCCTCCAGCAGCATCTCTGTTCGTTTCAGCAGTTGTTGGAGCACTTCTTGGCTTTGGAATCGGAGTTCTTTGCCTGAGATTTAAGTATTTACTATTAACGCTCGTTACATTTGCAATTTTAATTCTCTCATACGCCATAGCCAGACAGTTCACATCTATTACCGGCGGAGAACTCGGAATCCATGGCATTCCAAAGCTCTCCGATAACACACTCGTGATATTTTACGTGAGCTTTGCAGCTTTGATAGCCACGATATTAATCCTCCTTGCAATAACAAAATCAGAAATCGGGCTGAGAATGAGGGCGATAAAGGATAGCGAAGAGGGGGCAAAGGTTCTTGGCGTGGATGTCGTTAAGTATAAAGTTCTCGCCAACGTTATAGGCTCAACTTTTGCTGGCTTTGCCGGAGGATTGTACACGACTTACATGGGAAGCGTTGGCTCGACGAACTTCTACGTGGATCACTTACTTAGACTGATACTCATGTGGGGGATAGGTGGTGGAGGAAGCATAATAGGTCCGGCAATTGGAGCTTACATCGTAATGCTGCTGTCAGAATACCTAAGAGTTATAGAGGAGTACCGTCTTATACTCTTCGGGGCGGCTTTGATAGTGATTCTTCGAGTTTTTCCCTCGGGAGTTTACGGTATTATAAGAAAGGTGCTGTGA